Proteins found in one Herbiconiux sp. A18JL235 genomic segment:
- a CDS encoding DUF6282 family protein, translated as MLDTRDSPIPSPALLKVLDGAVDLHVHSGPSPFPRRLDHVEASYDAARINMRAILIKSHHHNTVMDLLAMKELLKDAPTPAFGGVALNSEVGGVNPSAVAVAIQMGGRAVWGPTVSAGQHIRAHSHDDGFPTAGSNLEEKEETIWAEDGTVSPEAVRVTQLVAEAGIMLSGGHLDADSMKALFATAQENGVRRLLLHHPDFIVNASEGDVEEMLRYGAYVEHEMSMYHPAVPAPGFPIQQLVDWIERVGPERTVIDSDLGQKTNPLPVDGYIYVIQQLLDHGVKEKDVRQMICRNTAFLLGLEESA; from the coding sequence ATGCTCGACACCCGAGACTCGCCCATCCCCTCACCCGCCCTGCTCAAGGTGCTCGACGGCGCTGTCGACCTTCACGTGCACTCCGGGCCGAGCCCCTTCCCCCGCCGACTCGACCACGTCGAGGCCTCGTACGACGCGGCTCGCATCAACATGCGGGCCATCCTCATCAAGTCGCACCACCACAACACCGTGATGGACCTGCTGGCGATGAAGGAGCTGCTGAAAGACGCTCCCACCCCCGCCTTCGGCGGCGTCGCACTCAACTCCGAGGTGGGCGGGGTGAATCCCTCGGCGGTCGCCGTCGCCATCCAGATGGGCGGCCGTGCCGTGTGGGGGCCGACGGTCTCGGCGGGTCAGCACATCCGTGCCCACAGCCATGACGACGGCTTCCCCACCGCGGGCTCGAACCTCGAGGAGAAGGAGGAGACGATCTGGGCCGAAGACGGCACCGTCTCGCCCGAGGCCGTGCGGGTCACCCAGCTGGTGGCCGAGGCGGGGATCATGCTCTCGGGCGGCCACCTCGACGCCGACTCGATGAAGGCCCTCTTCGCCACTGCCCAGGAGAACGGCGTGCGCCGTCTGCTGCTGCACCACCCCGACTTCATCGTCAACGCCTCGGAGGGCGACGTGGAGGAGATGCTGCGCTACGGCGCGTATGTCGAGCACGAGATGTCGATGTACCACCCGGCGGTGCCCGCGCCCGGCTTCCCCATCCAGCAGCTCGTCGACTGGATCGAGCGGGTCGGCCCCGAGCGCACCGTCATCGACTCCGACCTCGGGCAGAAGACCAACCCGTTGCCGGTCGACGGCTACATCTACGTCATCCAGCAGCTGCTCGACCACGGGGTGAAGGAGAAGGACGTGCGGCAGATGATCTGCCGCAACACCGCCTTCCTCCTCGGCCTCGAGGAGTCGGCCTGA
- a CDS encoding 3-keto-5-aminohexanoate cleavage protein, which yields MRTAEKVIISTAITGSVNVPSQSDHLPVTPDEIVTSALDAVAAGSAIIHLHARHPDGRPAWQAEVYEEIVPRILDETDAVINITTGGSSAMTMEERLAGALRFAPELASLNMGSMNFVYSGIADKVTEWKHDWEKQYVLNTYSQPFINSFERIEHTLRELGEGLGTRFEYECYDIGHLYTLAHFAERGLAKPPFLIQGVFGILGGIGAHHENLTHMVAVADKLFGGDYSFSAFAAGRAQMQFATHSAWLGGHVRVGLEDSLWIGKGELATSNAQQVVKMRAVVEDLGRQIATPDDARRMLALKGAERVSLPTP from the coding sequence ATGCGCACCGCCGAGAAGGTGATCATCAGCACGGCCATCACCGGGTCGGTGAACGTGCCCTCGCAGAGCGACCACCTGCCCGTCACCCCCGACGAGATCGTGACCTCGGCGCTCGACGCGGTGGCGGCGGGGTCGGCGATCATCCACCTGCACGCGCGGCACCCCGATGGCCGGCCCGCCTGGCAGGCCGAGGTGTACGAAGAGATCGTGCCGCGCATCCTCGATGAGACGGATGCGGTGATCAACATCACGACGGGCGGCTCGTCGGCGATGACCATGGAGGAGCGGCTCGCCGGGGCGCTGCGCTTCGCACCCGAATTGGCCTCGCTCAACATGGGGTCGATGAACTTCGTCTATTCGGGGATCGCCGACAAGGTGACCGAGTGGAAGCACGACTGGGAGAAGCAGTACGTGCTGAACACCTACTCGCAGCCGTTCATCAACTCCTTCGAGCGCATCGAGCACACGCTGCGCGAGCTCGGCGAGGGCCTCGGCACGCGGTTCGAGTACGAGTGCTACGACATCGGGCACCTCTACACGCTCGCCCACTTCGCCGAGCGGGGCCTCGCGAAGCCCCCGTTCCTCATTCAAGGCGTGTTCGGCATCCTGGGCGGGATCGGAGCCCATCACGAGAACCTCACCCACATGGTGGCGGTCGCCGACAAGCTGTTCGGCGGCGACTACTCGTTCTCGGCGTTCGCCGCCGGGCGGGCGCAGATGCAGTTCGCCACTCACTCGGCATGGCTCGGCGGCCACGTGCGGGTGGGGCTCGAAGACAGCCTGTGGATCGGCAAGGGCGAGCTCGCCACGAGCAACGCCCAGCAGGTGGTGAAGATGCGTGCCGTCGTCGAAGACCTCGGCCGGCAGATCGCCACCCCCGACGACGCCCGCCGCATGCTCGCACTCAAGGGAGCCGAGCGCGTCTCCCTTCCGACCCCGTGA
- a CDS encoding HpcH/HpaI aldolase/citrate lyase family protein, protein MIGSGRRTSLFRTALARPSGPPLGTWSKIPAQETIELLALAGFDFVVIDLEHSAMSAESASRQIGVALLAGMSPIVRVPSLAGGLVQRMLDAGAEGIMLPHVDSAEEARAAAAAVRFPPAGTRGVGSTSRAGAWGAVPREEYLRFGDEVVLIAQIESAAAARAAGEIAAVAGVDALLVGAADLSVSEGLPESDPHVVQLIAGAVEASHARGVPVGNAGGATTDAVRASIDAGFDFTMLSNDASLLGGAATAAVRAARSVTATIQENA, encoded by the coding sequence ATGATCGGGTCGGGCCGCCGCACGAGTCTCTTCCGCACCGCGCTCGCGCGCCCCTCGGGGCCGCCGCTCGGCACCTGGTCGAAGATTCCCGCACAGGAGACCATCGAGCTGCTGGCGCTCGCAGGCTTCGACTTCGTGGTCATCGACCTCGAGCACTCGGCGATGAGTGCCGAGTCGGCGTCGCGCCAGATCGGCGTCGCCCTGCTCGCGGGCATGTCGCCGATCGTGCGCGTGCCGTCGCTCGCGGGCGGCCTCGTGCAGCGGATGCTCGACGCGGGCGCCGAGGGAATCATGCTGCCGCACGTCGACTCGGCGGAGGAGGCGCGGGCCGCGGCCGCCGCCGTGCGCTTCCCGCCCGCAGGAACCCGCGGGGTCGGCAGCACCAGCCGTGCCGGGGCGTGGGGTGCGGTGCCCCGCGAGGAGTACCTGCGTTTCGGCGACGAGGTGGTGCTCATCGCCCAGATCGAGAGCGCCGCAGCTGCGCGGGCGGCTGGAGAGATCGCGGCGGTCGCCGGGGTCGACGCTCTGCTCGTGGGCGCCGCCGACCTCTCGGTGAGCGAGGGCCTCCCCGAGAGCGATCCCCACGTGGTGCAGCTCATCGCCGGCGCGGTCGAGGCCTCGCACGCCAGGGGGGTGCCCGTGGGCAACGCGGGAGGCGCGACGACGGACGCTGTGCGAGCGTCGATCGACGCCGGTTTCGATTTCACGATGCTGAGCAACGACGCGAGTCTGCTCGGCGGGGCCGCTACGGCGGCGGTGCGAGCGGCACGCTCGGTGACCGCCACGATCCAGGAGAACGCATGA